The following proteins are co-located in the Silene latifolia isolate original U9 population chromosome 1, ASM4854445v1, whole genome shotgun sequence genome:
- the LOC141647520 gene encoding uncharacterized protein LOC141647520 yields MATSSTPSTTSLGKDSWLRSVMDKCILKDDGSNFLEWESNIKSAALSDNVLTYLTDAPPIEPGARASSAVRTAYDDYVRMLNDIKNVLIWSISPKLKPSCISLNAYEIFTRMITMFSQTPKVRQYDAAARFFEAKLERGQKVGPHVLQMVEYVDILERLGCKIPKTLVVDRILHSLPTKFAHFRVHYNMNGMDKSYHEIHALLTQAERDMEASGSEKGDVLTMKLKNMSLGVKKGKGKQKSQFKKSSKKIDKGKGKAVVNDNPKAKSVKLSEAECFHCNGKGHYRRSCPKYLEDLKEGRVTPIGMISSLYVIDVNYACTSTWVLDTGCGSHLCNHLREFRLENKTRTMHKDEFGEVFGLKNHDRFTKKPLEFDAEPIWLPISGRKFTTFKECHALYIHHPGIRYWHKFVANTLISRKEANHLTELDFVYLESFLNVGGKPKSDYNVLQLLIKRWLDIENGKDGAAFIVNGGLVTRLAKHFNPDFNKDNTYKSVKGSHLLDMSNMIHKFQWVKHDNLDHNYEVAHQGCQVHCLTK; encoded by the exons atggcaacttcatcaactccatcgactacttcactaggcaaagattcatggctaaggtccgtaatggacaaatgtattttaaaagatgacggtagtaactttcttgaatgggaatccaacatcaaaagtgccgcgttgtccgacaatgtgctcacttacttaaccgatgctcctcctatcgagcccggtgcaagagcttcatcggcggtgcggaccgcctatgatgactatgtgaggatgttgaatgatatcaagaatgtgttgatatggtcaatatcgccaaagctcaagccatcatgcatttctttaaatgcttacgagatattcactcgtatgatcactatgttttcacaaacacctaaagtccgtcaatacgatgcggcggcacgcttctttgaagctaagcttgagaggggccaaaaggttggtccccatgtccttcaaatggtcgaatatgttgacatcctagagcgtctagggtgtaagattcctaaaactcttgtggtggatcgtatccttcactcacttcccaccaagtttgcccactttagggtacactacaacatgaatggtatggataagagttaccatgaaattcatgcactcctcacccaagcggagagggatatggaggctagtgggagtgaaaagggagatgttttaaccatgaagttaaagaacatgtctcttggagtcaagaaaggaaaagggaaacaaaagtcccaattcaagaaatcgtcaaagaaaattgacaagggaaaggggaaggccgttgtgaatgacaatcccaaggcaaaaagtgtcaagctctccgaggccgaatgtttccattgtaatgggaaggggcattataggaggagttgtcccaaatacttggaggatctcaaggaagggcgtgtgacgcctattggtatgatttcctctctctatgtgatagacgttaattatgcttgtacttccacttgggtacttgataccggatgtggctctcacctttgtaaccatttgcggg AATTCCGTCTCGAAAACAAGACTAGAACGATGCACAAAGATGAATTTGGTGAAGTATTTGGGCTTAAGAACCATGACCGGTTCACAAAGAAACCATTGGAATTTGATGCCGAACCAATTTGGCTACCTATCTCCGGTCGTAAGTTCACTACTTTCAAAGAGTGTCATGCCTTGTACATTCATCATCCAGGTATACGGTATTGGCACAAGTTCGTGGCAAACACTTTGATTAGTAGAAAAGAAGCCAATCACTTGACGGAATTAGACTTTGTTTACCTTGAGTCTTTCTTGAATGTTGGTGGGAAACCCAAGAGTGATTATAATGTTCTTCAACTATTGATAAAAAGATGGTTGGATATTGAGAATGGGAAGGATGGTGCggcctttattgttaatggaggcttGGTGACGAGGTTGGCAAAACATtttaacccggatttcaacaaagataacacttATAAATCGGTTAAAGGCAGCCACCTTCTTGATATGAGCAACATGATTCACAAGTTTCAATGGGTCAAGCATGATAACTTGGACCATAACTATGAGGTGGCTCATCAAGGATGCCAAGTCCATTGTCTTACCAAGTAA